cccagccacCCGGGCCTCATCCGGGTTGTTAAGGGCAGCCGCCCttacacggcggcggcctaCTCGCTCGTCTCGCTGCCCGCAGGGGCACACTTCGCTGCCATcacgacggccacgtcggtgCCGCACACGACATACACGTCGGTGGCGACGGGGTCCGACTCGCGCATCGAGCTCAACTCGGACCTCGTCTACTGCAACCACTCGTGCCGGCCGAGCCTCGTCTTCGACATGACGCGGTTCGAGGTGCGCGTCGCCGATGACCGACCTTTGGGTGTCGGTGACGCCCTCACCTTTTTCTACCCGAGCACCGAGTGGGACATGGTGCAGCCGTTTAGCTGCGAGTGTggcgccggggacggcgtCTGCCTCAAGCGCGTCGCGGGTGCGAGCGCCATCGACCCGGAGGTCCTGCTGGCGCGCTGGTGGCTCAATGAGCAcgtccgcgccctcgccaccgagaagaagaagaagacggcgatgatgaggactACGATGATGCGCACATCGCGAGGCCTCGCGGATGCAACTacggctggtggtgctggtggtgaagctgtgacggcggcggcggcagagggaccgatggcggccgtctAAATGTTTACACCTGCGGTGACGTTCTTTAtccaaggtacctactagACAAAGTAGACAATAGACGTACGTACTAGCGCCTCTAATAAACTcgcaccacacacacacacaccggTCTGCATTGTTTTCAGCTGCGCCATGGCgagtggctgctgccgtgcgGCGGGACAAACCGTGCAGGTATCCGAACCAAGTGTTTCTTTTACGTAGATGACGCGAGTGATGCAAAAAGCAAGTACATGCCAGCAACCATGGAACGGCGACGGATGGATGCCAAGCCGGCCACAGAAGCGAGGGGCCTTGACGGAATACAGtctacctaccttacctacctagtaaCACGCGAGGGGCCACGTCAGTCAGTACTAATAAGTCAGTCCCACGCGGGAAAAAGAGCTCCATCCATGCATCAACAAGCGAGCGCGCCTCGTATCCCATCACCACTTTTTCCAATACAAAGTAACTTACTTGCGTACTACGCACGAATATGCATACTTTTTTTTTCATATTTTGTACATTGTGGGTATGTATTATTGACGTCCCAATGTCACCCTTCTTTCATGCCGATCCGATCCGATCCGAGCCGATCCGATGCCCAAGGCGGGTGACACGAGCCCAGCAGACACGTccgtccggccggccggccggtcgatcgagcgctgctgctgctgcgcacccACACGCCCAGGGCCTCGGGGCTTGCCAGGGCCTGCCTGCACGCTGTGGGCACGCACagaggtaggtaggtaggtaggtaggttagtagttGGGTGGGTAGGTGGTTAGGTGGGTAGGTttgtaggtaggtacctaggtgggtaggtaggttTACAGCAAGTATGGGTATACTTGAAGAAGCCCAAGTAGGATCTTTGCAGGGTCGGAACTTTGTACAATATAGGGCTGGGACCTTTGTTAGattagtaggtaggtaggtaggtactaataaggtaggtagggagGGCGGGAAACGAAACGCGGcgggcctgcctgcctgcctgcctgcctgcctgtcgtGCGACGAgtcgacgaccaccaccacggacGGCTTGCTACCCTCCACTctcccgcccctcctcgtcctcttcttcttccctctccgcggcagcagcggcagcagaagcggcggcggcggcagcagcagcattgGCAAGGCACACCTGGGTGGGTGTTCATCCGTTcgtccatccattcatcTATCTATCTAGCATCAACTAGGGTTACGCGCACCTACTACGGGCGCgaacccaccaccaccaccaccaccaccaccaccaacgtAGCATACCAACACACAGACAGAGTCGTATAACCTACTGATACATTATATATCTTGCCCTACCGACGCGATATATATGTATTACTTTCGCCAAAAGAATCTCTTTTAATGAATGCCCTTTTGCTTTCCCACTTCGAACCACATCGTCCCCattcccctccccgcccccccttttttggccccctcctgctcctcctcctgctcctcctcctccctctcacCCTTTATGAAGAAGCACACAAAACACCGGGcgcacacatacacacacacacacacatatacgAAGCATGCAGGCATGTCAACTTTGCAGCAAGGAGCAAAAGTCCCgagccccctccctctctgtCCGTCTCACGCATCCGCAACGCACGACGCACGACGGCCGATGCACGTTGCTCCTCCGCCCATCGTcagtcgttgtcgtcgtcgtcgcccgcccgcccgcccgccatttCAGTCCCGGTCTCCGCATGCAGTAGTTCCCCCCGCCTACGGCATGGTAGTGAAGCCGCCCCGCCCGAATGCAGATGAGCTGGAGAAACCCCCCCTGCTTCACGCGTCGCCCAGGACACTCGCCCAGAAGGGggtagcagtagtagtagcagtagtactTCGTCATAGTAGTTGTCTTTACACGGCGGTACCCAGCCGCTCTCTGCCGTCTTGGATCGAACCGGTGCCTCGCATCGCGTTACGTACCATCATACATCGCACATATGAGCGGTGTGCTCGCAAACCGGCCCACAACGGGACGtgccgcagtcgcagccaGCACGGCATCACAAGTCTGCGACATATCGCGTCATGCTTCAAGCTCCAACTGCTGCTTTCTACGGCTAGCACTCTCccaacctcgccgtcctcgcccttgcccgccttcAGCCACACGTCCGCGTGCGCACCGACACATTCGACCTTTGAAGCAGTCCGAAAGCCATTacaaaacaaaacaaaaaaggGGGCCAAAAAAGAGCCAAAGCACAAAAAGCCAGACAGTCATAGTGTACATTCCATGCCGCCCCTTTTCGCCGGTACGCCAATGTTGTGTCTTCGTTTCGTCGCTTTCGTCGCCTCTACCGCAACAAGAGCCATCCCTATCTCATTACCCGACAAACCGTAGCGCAGCCGTCAATAACACACAATTCCTTAGTGGTTGCAATGGTTTTCGGGCGCGTTGAGGCTGATAAAAACCCTGGTGGGACGTGGTGAggccgatgaggaggatgCACTACCTACTCAGAGTTCGACACGATGCGAATCCTGGCCTTGGGCGACTTGACCGTCGCCGTTGAAGAGACAAGCCGGCTTGCGGCTTTACCCTTGCCAGGAGAGATCTTCTTACCCGGCTTCGCGTtctcgtcgcccacggcggccacgatggTGAGGCTCGAGGACCGCGAGGAGACCTGCTTCGTGCGCGCGAGTTGGCCATACGTCTTGACCACCTTGGTACTGCTCGTCTTcttgatgacggcgcccgtACTGGCGCGGCGGTTGGCAGGCGACTTGGTGCCCAAGGCCGCCTTCTTTGCGCTTCCGGCGATGCTGGAGACGCTCTTTTTGAGGGCCGTGGCGGCTCCCTTGGCCGCacccttggccgccttgaggCTAGCATTGGACAGCGACCGCTTGACGCCAGTCGCGGGTTGGATCTTGCGCTTCTTagtcttgccgccgtcgacctcgtcgtctccgatgagctccttgagcttgcgctTCCCGGCCTTGACCGTGGCCTTGACCGCCTTCTTCAAGTCCGCCTTGGGCGGCTTAGCCTCGTGCTTCTTGGGGCCCAAGACTCCGCGGCAATTGTGCGACCCACAGAGGCACCGTTGGACGTTCTTGGCCGAGAAAGGGTCGAAGTTGTAATCGTACgtcagctcgtcgcccgtcatgATGGGTCTATCGCCCGCAAAGAGCGCCATTCGCGGCTGCCCTGAGACAATCCATTTAATCATCCGGC
This sequence is a window from Purpureocillium takamizusanense chromosome 8, complete sequence. Protein-coding genes within it:
- a CDS encoding uncharacterized protein (antiSMASH:Cluster_8.2~EggNog:ENOG503P3WI), with the protein product MAEFTPFWEQPSHPGLIRVVKGSRPYTAAAYSLVSLPAGAHFAAITTATSVPHTTYTSVATGSDSRIELNSDLVYCNHSCRPSLVFDMTRFEVRVADDRPLGVGDALTFFYPSTEWDMVQPFSCECGAGDGVCLKRVAGASAIDPEVLLARWWLNEHVRALATEKKKKTAMMRTTMMRTSRGLADATTAGGAGGEAVTAAAAEGPMAAV